A section of the Brevundimonas sp. AJA228-03 genome encodes:
- a CDS encoding DUF1489 family protein, whose product MPLHMIKLCVGVAKVETLERRASKGDWLTVNTRMTPKRAAEIEDGGSIYWVMKGSVTCRMPIVDISTRGEGKASMCLIRLAPEVVRTAPQARRPFQGWRYLEPKDAPPDLSSLDAGDMPEALAKQLREMGAW is encoded by the coding sequence ATGCCTCTTCATATGATCAAGCTCTGCGTCGGTGTCGCCAAGGTGGAGACGCTGGAACGGCGGGCGAGCAAGGGCGACTGGCTGACGGTCAATACGCGGATGACGCCCAAGCGGGCGGCCGAGATCGAGGACGGGGGGTCGATCTACTGGGTGATGAAGGGCTCGGTGACGTGCCGGATGCCGATCGTGGACATCTCGACGCGCGGCGAGGGCAAGGCGTCGATGTGCCTGATCAGACTGGCGCCCGAGGTGGTCCGCACGGCCCCGCAGGCGCGGCGGCCGTTCCAGGGCTGGCGCTATCTGGAACCGAAGGACGCACCGCCGGACCTGTCGTCGCTGGACGCGGGGGATATGCCGGAGGCTTTGGCGAAGCAGTTGCGGGAGATGGGGGCGTGGTAG
- a CDS encoding biotin carboxylase N-terminal domain-containing protein has protein sequence MFTSVLVANRGEIACRVFRTAKRMGIRTIAVYSEADAKALHVREADEAVLIGPAAARESYLDADRVLAAAKATGAEAIHPGYGFLSENAAFAEAVMAAGIVWIGAPPAAIRAMGLKDAAKTLMVEAGVPVTPGYMGEDQSPERLKAEADAIGYPVLIKAVAGGGGKGMRRVDAGEAFLDALGSCRREAASSFGDDRVLIEKYILSPRHIEVQVFGDSHGEVVHLFERDCSLQRRHQKVIEEAPAPGMDAATRAAVTAAAVKAAKAVNYVGAGTIEFIADGTEGLRADRIWFMEMNTRLQVEHPVTEAITGVDLVEWQFRAAAGEPVPLRQDQLSIHGWAMEARLYAEDPANGFLPSIGKLEHFVLPDGVRIDTGVEQGGEVSQFYDPMIAKLIVHAETREEAAEALADACADVEVWPVKTNAGFLVRCLEHPRFVAGDVDTGFIGAEEGALTARRMSEKALQGAARVLRFENVGGDDSFSPWDGWQMPIGLRMNAEPVLRQTVFVDGERTVLEIDDAVSAHYGHLEPAHGVTVYFEDGWPFEVSSFAKLGAAGGTASDGSLRAPMPGKIVATPAKAGDVVTKGQPVIVLEAMKMEHALNAPFDGVVGEVAFAVGDQVGADAVLAVVEAGA, from the coding sequence ATGTTCACCTCCGTCCTGGTCGCCAATCGTGGCGAGATCGCCTGTCGCGTCTTCCGCACCGCCAAGCGGATGGGGATCCGCACCATCGCCGTCTATTCCGAGGCCGATGCGAAGGCCCTGCATGTGCGCGAGGCCGATGAGGCGGTGCTGATCGGCCCGGCGGCGGCGCGCGAGAGCTATCTGGATGCCGACAGGGTGCTGGCGGCGGCGAAGGCGACGGGGGCGGAGGCGATCCATCCCGGTTACGGCTTCCTGAGCGAGAACGCTGCCTTCGCCGAGGCGGTGATGGCGGCGGGGATCGTCTGGATCGGGGCGCCACCGGCGGCCATACGGGCCATGGGGCTGAAGGACGCGGCCAAGACGCTGATGGTCGAGGCGGGGGTGCCCGTGACGCCCGGCTATATGGGCGAGGACCAGTCGCCCGAGCGGCTGAAGGCCGAGGCCGACGCCATCGGCTATCCGGTGCTGATCAAGGCGGTCGCGGGCGGCGGCGGCAAGGGGATGCGGCGGGTCGATGCGGGCGAGGCCTTCCTCGACGCCCTGGGGTCGTGCCGGCGCGAGGCGGCCTCCAGCTTTGGCGACGACCGGGTCCTGATCGAGAAATACATCCTGTCGCCGCGGCATATCGAGGTTCAGGTGTTCGGCGACAGCCACGGCGAGGTCGTGCACCTGTTCGAACGCGACTGCTCGCTGCAGCGCCGCCACCAGAAGGTGATCGAGGAGGCTCCGGCCCCCGGCATGGACGCGGCGACGCGGGCGGCGGTGACGGCGGCGGCGGTCAAGGCGGCGAAGGCCGTGAACTATGTCGGAGCGGGCACCATCGAGTTCATCGCCGACGGGACCGAGGGTCTGCGGGCCGACCGCATCTGGTTCATGGAGATGAACACCCGGCTGCAGGTCGAACACCCGGTCACCGAGGCCATCACCGGCGTCGACCTGGTGGAATGGCAGTTCCGCGCGGCGGCGGGCGAGCCCGTACCGCTGAGGCAGGACCAGCTGTCGATCCACGGCTGGGCCATGGAGGCGCGGCTGTATGCCGAGGACCCGGCGAACGGCTTCCTGCCCAGCATCGGGAAGCTGGAGCATTTCGTCCTGCCGGACGGGGTGCGGATCGACACGGGCGTGGAGCAGGGCGGCGAGGTCAGCCAGTTCTACGACCCCATGATCGCCAAGCTGATCGTCCATGCGGAGACGCGGGAAGAAGCGGCCGAGGCCCTTGCCGATGCTTGCGCCGATGTGGAGGTCTGGCCGGTGAAGACCAATGCCGGATTCCTGGTGCGGTGCCTGGAGCATCCGCGCTTCGTGGCGGGGGATGTGGATACGGGGTTCATCGGGGCGGAGGAGGGGGCGCTGACGGCCCGGCGAATGTCGGAGAAGGCGCTGCAAGGCGCGGCTCGTGTTCTCCGATTTGAGAACGTGGGCGGCGACGATTCCTTCAGCCCCTGGGATGGCTGGCAGATGCCAATCGGGTTGCGCATGAACGCAGAGCCCGTCTTGCGCCAGACCGTCTTCGTCGATGGCGAACGCACGGTTCTTGAGATCGATGACGCGGTGTCTGCGCACTACGGTCACCTCGAACCAGCTCATGGCGTGACTGTCTATTTCGAGGATGGCTGGCCCTTCGAAGTGTCGAGTTTTGCAAAGCTGGGCGCAGCAGGCGGCACCGCCTCCGACGGGTCCCTGCGCGCGCCCATGCCGGGCAAGATCGTGGCGACGCCGGCGAAGGCGGGGGATGTGGTGACCAAGGGGCAGCCGGTGATCGTGCTGGAGGCCATGAAGATGGAGCATGCGCTGAACGCCCCGTTCGACGGGGTGGTGGGCGAGGTGGCCTTCGCCGTCGGGGACCAGGTGGGGGCGGATGCGGTGCTGGCGGTGGTGGAGGCTGGCGCCTAG
- a CDS encoding VOC family protein, whose product MPIIPVVRCSAIQRSLAFYTGVLDFHCVGVWPGPADPAFSILTRDGAELHLSSHAGDGVCGQSITVLVEDVDTLFATFRTRGLDPSARPDSPIHQGPTDQTWGTREFCADDPDGNRICFTRR is encoded by the coding sequence ATGCCGATCATCCCCGTGGTCCGATGCAGCGCCATCCAGCGCTCCCTCGCCTTCTATACCGGCGTGCTGGACTTCCATTGCGTCGGCGTCTGGCCCGGGCCGGCCGACCCGGCCTTTTCCATCCTGACGCGCGACGGGGCCGAGCTGCATCTGTCGAGCCATGCGGGCGACGGCGTCTGTGGCCAGTCGATCACCGTGCTGGTCGAGGATGTGGACACCCTGTTCGCCACCTTCAGGACACGCGGCCTCGACCCCTCGGCCAGGCCGGACTCGCCGATCCATCAGGGGCCGACCGACCAGACCTGGGGCACGCGCGAGTTCTGCGCCGACGATCCCGACGGCAACAGGATCTGCTTCACCCGTCGATAG
- a CDS encoding TerC family protein, with translation MEFLSSPELASQLSALGKVLAIDLVLAGDNAVAVGLAAAALPQELRRKAILIGLAAAVVLRIVFALVTVQLLAIVGLLIAGGVLLLWVCWKMWRELQEAATHDQAEAQAELELALAIEHGKGPSPEEMGLKRKSFGAALVQILIADVTMSLDNVLAVAGAAHDHPWIMVFGLVLSIGLMGVAATWIAKLLSKYRWIGYVGLVIVLYVAIHMIWDGYRSTVVRALAVEQHNASAPAFLDVTAEEVQKSCRPEKGEKLTICLAQKAIAKP, from the coding sequence ATGGAATTCCTCAGCTCCCCCGAACTCGCCAGCCAGCTTTCCGCCCTGGGCAAGGTCCTGGCCATCGACCTGGTGCTCGCGGGCGACAATGCCGTGGCCGTCGGTCTGGCCGCCGCCGCCCTGCCGCAGGAGCTGCGTCGCAAGGCGATCCTGATCGGTCTGGCCGCCGCCGTCGTGCTGCGGATCGTCTTCGCCCTGGTCACCGTCCAGCTTCTGGCCATCGTCGGCCTGCTGATCGCGGGCGGCGTGCTGCTGCTGTGGGTCTGCTGGAAGATGTGGCGCGAGCTGCAGGAGGCCGCCACCCACGACCAGGCCGAGGCCCAGGCCGAACTGGAACTCGCCCTCGCCATCGAGCACGGCAAGGGCCCCAGCCCCGAGGAAATGGGCCTGAAGCGCAAGAGCTTCGGCGCCGCCCTGGTCCAGATCCTGATCGCCGACGTCACCATGTCGCTGGACAATGTGCTGGCCGTCGCCGGCGCCGCCCACGACCATCCCTGGATCATGGTCTTCGGCCTGGTGCTGTCGATCGGCCTGATGGGCGTGGCTGCGACCTGGATCGCCAAGCTGCTGAGCAAATACCGCTGGATCGGCTATGTCGGCCTGGTCATCGTGCTCTATGTCGCCATCCACATGATCTGGGACGGCTATCGCTCGACCGTGGTGCGGGCCCTGGCCGTGGAACAGCACAATGCCTCGGCCCCGGCCTTCCTCGATGTCACGGCCGAAGAGGTGCAGAAGTCCTGCCGTCCGGAGAAGGGCGAGAAGCTGACGATCTGTCTGGCCCAGAAGGCGATCGCCAAACCCTGA
- a CDS encoding cupin-like domain-containing protein, translated as MTQTQVASAARRTRYPGPIAEARKHPHALVGQGFATDEALAEILHRYPAHLFDINLYDYDDEGQASLRTGTRGHLSGDQMLAAIQAGRLWVNLRQAQAGCPDLWQAAMGEFAKIQATYPGMKAVTNAGQLIISSPVTRVPYHFDASGVVLFHLRGRKRLFIYPGDEAHLPEQAMEQVVARQTAEDLPYTLAFEADAQVMDLEPGEALTWPLYAPHRVENLDRFCVSLSMDFQTWPTRFRNGAIYTNAVIRSRGGRPRFTDAMSTPELAARWAASLVLRRVGGLKSRIEHFERDFTPDAAAADGAGALPA; from the coding sequence ATGACGCAGACCCAGGTGGCCAGCGCCGCCCGCCGCACCCGCTATCCCGGACCGATCGCCGAGGCCAGGAAGCATCCGCACGCCCTGGTCGGGCAGGGGTTCGCTACCGACGAGGCGCTGGCGGAGATCCTGCACCGCTATCCGGCGCATCTGTTCGACATCAATCTGTACGACTACGACGATGAAGGTCAGGCCAGCCTGCGCACCGGCACGCGGGGCCATCTGTCGGGCGACCAGATGCTGGCGGCGATCCAGGCCGGGCGGCTGTGGGTCAATCTGCGGCAGGCGCAAGCCGGCTGTCCCGACCTGTGGCAGGCGGCGATGGGCGAGTTCGCGAAAATCCAGGCGACCTATCCCGGCATGAAGGCGGTGACCAACGCCGGTCAGCTGATCATCTCGTCGCCGGTCACCCGGGTGCCCTATCATTTCGACGCGTCGGGGGTGGTGCTGTTCCACCTGCGCGGTCGCAAGCGGCTGTTCATCTATCCGGGCGACGAGGCGCATCTGCCGGAGCAGGCGATGGAGCAGGTCGTGGCCCGCCAGACGGCCGAGGACCTGCCCTATACCCTGGCCTTCGAGGCCGATGCCCAGGTCATGGACCTGGAGCCGGGCGAGGCCCTGACCTGGCCGCTCTATGCGCCGCACCGGGTCGAGAACCTGGACAGATTCTGCGTCAGCCTGTCGATGGACTTCCAGACCTGGCCGACGCGGTTCCGGAACGGGGCGATCTATACCAATGCCGTGATCCGCAGCCGGGGCGGGCGTCCGCGTTTCACCGACGCCATGTCGACGCCGGAACTGGCCGCGCGCTGGGCGGCCTCGCTGGTGCTGCGCCGCGTCGGCGGACTGAAGAGCCGGATCGAGCATTTCGAGCGGGACTTCACCCCGGACGCCGCCGCCGCCGACGGGGCAGGGGCCTTGCCCGCCTGA
- the tuf gene encoding elongation factor Tu → MAKEKFERNKPHCNIGTIGHVDHGKTTLTAAITMTLAKAGGAKAMAYADIDAAPEEKARGITINTAHVEYETANRHYAHVDCPGHADYVKNMITGAAQMDGAILVVSAADGPMPQTREHILLARQVGVPALVVFMNKVDLVDDKELLELVEMEVRELLSSYQFPGDDIPITMGSAKAATDGVNPEIGEQQVLALMQTVDDYIPQPERPVDLPFLMPVEDVFSISGRGTVVTGRVERGIVKVGEEVEIVGIRPVQKTTCTGVEMFRKLLDQGQAGDNVGVLLRGTKREDVERGQVLCKPGSITPHTKFLAEAYILTKEEGGRHTPFFTNYRPQFYFRTTDVTGIVQLKEGVEMIMPGDNAELNVELITPIAMEEKLRFAIREGGRTVGAGVVAKIIA, encoded by the coding sequence ATGGCCAAGGAAAAGTTCGAACGTAACAAGCCGCATTGCAACATCGGCACGATCGGTCACGTGGACCACGGCAAGACGACGCTGACGGCGGCGATCACGATGACGCTGGCCAAGGCCGGTGGGGCCAAGGCGATGGCCTATGCCGACATTGACGCGGCGCCGGAAGAGAAGGCGCGCGGCATCACGATCAACACGGCGCACGTGGAATATGAGACGGCCAACCGTCACTATGCCCACGTCGACTGCCCCGGCCACGCCGACTATGTGAAGAACATGATCACCGGTGCCGCCCAGATGGACGGCGCGATCCTGGTGGTGTCGGCGGCCGACGGCCCGATGCCGCAGACCCGCGAGCACATCCTGCTGGCCCGTCAGGTCGGCGTGCCGGCCCTGGTGGTGTTCATGAACAAGGTCGATCTGGTCGACGACAAGGAGCTGCTGGAGCTCGTCGAGATGGAAGTGCGCGAGCTGCTTTCGTCCTACCAGTTCCCGGGCGACGACATTCCGATCACCATGGGCTCGGCCAAGGCCGCGACCGACGGCGTGAACCCGGAGATCGGCGAGCAGCAGGTTCTGGCCCTGATGCAGACGGTCGACGACTATATCCCGCAGCCGGAGCGTCCGGTGGACCTGCCGTTCCTGATGCCGGTGGAAGACGTGTTCTCGATCTCGGGCCGCGGCACCGTGGTCACGGGTCGCGTCGAGCGCGGCATCGTCAAGGTCGGTGAGGAAGTCGAGATCGTCGGCATCCGCCCGGTCCAGAAGACGACCTGCACGGGCGTGGAAATGTTCCGCAAGCTGCTGGACCAGGGTCAGGCGGGCGACAACGTCGGCGTGCTGCTGCGCGGCACCAAGCGCGAGGACGTCGAGCGCGGTCAGGTCCTGTGCAAGCCGGGCTCGATCACCCCGCACACCAAATTCCTGGCCGAGGCCTATATCCTGACCAAGGAAGAGGGTGGCCGTCACACGCCGTTCTTCACCAACTACCGCCCGCAGTTCTACTTCCGCACGACCGACGTGACCGGCATCGTGCAGCTGAAGGAAGGCGTGGAGATGATCATGCCCGGCGACAATGCCGAGCTGAACGTCGAACTGATCACCCCGATCGCGATGGAAGAGAAGCTCCGCTTCGCCATCCGCGAAGGCGGCCGCACGGTTGGAGCAGGCGTCGTGGCCAAGATCATCGCCTGA
- the metG gene encoding methionine--tRNA ligase: MPRILITSALPYINGIKHLGNLAGSMLPADVFARFKRGQGHEVLYICATDEHGTPAELAAAAAGQDVQTYCDEQHEIQKAAGQAFGLSYDWFGRSSREPNRRLTQHFAQVLEANGLIEERVDRMVYSIDDARFLPDRYVEGTCPHCGHVGARGDQCDNCGRLLDPTDLIAPYSAVSGSTNLEVRDTRHLYLLQTKIEDRIRGWIESRTDWQTLAKSIALKHLDEGLIDRGITRDLKWGVPVVGPDGGPRPGMEGKVFYVWFDAPIEYIGATEEWAQANGRTWRDWWRLDEGADDVRYVQFMGKDNVAFHTVSFPATILGSGEPWKTVDTLKAFNWLNWYGGKFSTSQKRGVFMDQALEILPADYWRWHLTAYGPEGSDAAFTWEQFQSTTNKDLADVLGNFVNRIVKFAESKFGGVVPDGGEPGPLEAKLEADVAAGIAEATAAFEAMEFRKACQALRAVWVLGNEYLQEAAPWTAYKTDVERSAVGVRTGLNLVALFARLAAPVMPFTAPTIAATVGETDLSWPGVGEGLLDRLPRGQAVASAEVLFRKIEDVQVVEWSERFGGAD; this comes from the coding sequence ATGCCCCGTATCCTGATCACCTCGGCGCTGCCCTATATCAACGGCATCAAGCACCTGGGGAATCTGGCGGGGTCGATGCTGCCGGCCGATGTGTTCGCGCGGTTCAAGCGGGGGCAGGGGCATGAAGTCCTCTACATCTGCGCGACCGACGAGCACGGGACGCCGGCCGAACTGGCCGCTGCGGCCGCCGGCCAGGACGTCCAGACCTATTGCGACGAACAGCACGAGATCCAGAAGGCGGCGGGTCAGGCGTTCGGCCTGAGCTACGACTGGTTCGGCCGGTCGTCGCGCGAACCCAACCGGCGGCTGACGCAGCATTTCGCCCAGGTGCTGGAGGCGAACGGCCTGATCGAGGAGCGGGTGGACCGGATGGTCTATTCGATCGACGACGCCCGCTTTCTGCCGGACCGCTATGTCGAGGGCACCTGCCCCCACTGCGGCCATGTCGGGGCGCGTGGCGACCAATGCGACAACTGCGGGCGGCTGCTGGACCCGACCGACCTGATCGCGCCCTATTCGGCGGTGTCGGGTTCGACGAATCTCGAAGTGCGCGACACCCGCCACCTGTATCTGCTGCAGACGAAGATCGAGGACCGGATCCGGGGCTGGATCGAGTCGAGGACCGACTGGCAGACCCTGGCGAAATCCATCGCGCTGAAGCATCTGGACGAAGGGCTGATCGACCGGGGCATCACCCGGGACCTGAAGTGGGGCGTGCCGGTGGTGGGGCCCGACGGGGGGCCGCGTCCCGGCATGGAGGGCAAGGTCTTCTATGTCTGGTTCGACGCGCCCATCGAATACATCGGCGCGACCGAGGAGTGGGCGCAGGCCAATGGCCGGACCTGGCGAGACTGGTGGCGGCTGGACGAGGGGGCGGACGACGTCCGCTACGTCCAGTTCATGGGCAAGGACAATGTCGCCTTCCACACGGTGTCCTTCCCCGCGACCATCCTGGGATCGGGCGAGCCGTGGAAGACGGTCGATACGTTGAAGGCCTTCAACTGGCTGAACTGGTACGGCGGCAAGTTCTCGACCTCGCAGAAGCGCGGCGTCTTCATGGACCAGGCGCTGGAGATCCTGCCGGCCGACTACTGGCGCTGGCACCTGACCGCCTATGGGCCGGAAGGGTCGGATGCGGCCTTCACCTGGGAGCAGTTCCAGTCGACGACGAACAAGGATCTGGCCGATGTGCTGGGCAATTTCGTCAACCGGATCGTCAAATTCGCCGAGTCGAAGTTCGGCGGCGTGGTGCCGGACGGCGGTGAGCCGGGGCCGCTGGAGGCGAAGCTGGAGGCCGATGTGGCGGCGGGCATCGCCGAGGCGACGGCGGCCTTCGAGGCGATGGAGTTCAGAAAGGCCTGTCAGGCCCTGCGCGCCGTCTGGGTGCTGGGCAACGAATATCTGCAGGAGGCCGCCCCCTGGACCGCGTACAAGACGGATGTCGAACGCTCGGCCGTCGGGGTTCGCACCGGTCTGAATCTGGTGGCGCTGTTCGCGCGTCTGGCCGCGCCGGTCATGCCGTTCACCGCCCCGACGATCGCCGCCACGGTCGGGGAGACCGACCTGTCGTGGCCGGGCGTGGGCGAGGGGCTGCTGGACCGCCTGCCGCGCGGTCAGGCGGTGGCCTCGGCCGAGGTACTGTTCCGCAAGATCGAGGACGTCCAGGTCGTCGAATGGAGCGAACGGTTCGGCGGGGCGGACTGA
- the rlmB gene encoding 23S rRNA (guanosine(2251)-2'-O)-methyltransferase RlmB, producing MSRNPERNDRKSGKKGPVKPVFGPRSGDASAGPKPGGWNPNPPAKAFSTAAPRTGRGKVDADGFLWGRHPVLAALANPARKGMGRLLATPDRAAEIEREGTANGHRIEVMDAQTLERLLPPGAVHQGMAFKVQPLDGVALEDLAEPAEGIIVMLDQLTDPQNVGAIFRSALAFGARGIVVQDRHSPVLAGALAKAAAGATERLPCARVTNLSRALERLADLGWRAVGLDGTSDERLENALDHRPTVLVMGSEGDGIRRLVAEHCDVLARIPMPGGFESLNVSNAAAIALYEATRKQRPLD from the coding sequence GTGTCGAGAAATCCAGAACGCAACGACCGGAAATCGGGCAAGAAAGGGCCGGTGAAACCGGTCTTCGGTCCCCGCTCCGGCGACGCTTCAGCGGGTCCGAAGCCCGGCGGCTGGAACCCCAACCCGCCCGCCAAAGCCTTCTCGACGGCCGCTCCCCGCACCGGTCGGGGCAAGGTCGACGCCGACGGCTTCCTGTGGGGTCGCCACCCCGTGCTGGCCGCCCTGGCCAACCCGGCGCGCAAGGGCATGGGCCGTCTGCTGGCCACCCCCGACCGCGCCGCCGAGATCGAGCGCGAGGGCACCGCCAACGGCCACAGGATCGAGGTCATGGACGCCCAGACCCTCGAACGCCTGCTGCCCCCCGGCGCGGTGCACCAGGGCATGGCCTTCAAGGTCCAGCCGCTGGACGGCGTCGCCCTGGAAGACCTCGCCGAGCCCGCAGAGGGGATCATCGTCATGCTGGACCAGCTGACCGATCCCCAGAACGTCGGGGCCATCTTCCGCTCGGCCCTCGCGTTCGGCGCGCGCGGCATCGTGGTCCAGGACCGCCACTCGCCCGTGCTGGCGGGTGCGCTCGCCAAGGCCGCCGCCGGCGCCACAGAGCGCCTGCCCTGCGCGCGCGTCACCAACCTGTCCCGCGCCCTCGAACGCCTCGCCGACCTGGGCTGGCGTGCCGTCGGTCTGGACGGCACCTCCGACGAACGGCTCGAGAACGCCCTGGACCACCGCCCGACCGTCCTCGTCATGGGGTCCGAAGGCGACGGCATCCGCCGTCTGGTCGCCGAACACTGCGATGTGCTGGCCCGGATCCCCATGCCCGGCGGGTTCGAGAGCCTGAACGTCTCCAATGCGGCGGCCATCGCGCTTTACGAGGCCACGCGCAAGCAACGCCCGCTTGATTAA
- a CDS encoding GNAT family N-acetyltransferase, which produces MAGTLQIEVVRTDQLTVADVALWRQMTDANPDLASPYFRWEFTEIAARISPDAAVAILTRDGRTVGYFPHQRRGSAIQPLGAPMNDYHGVIAMPGEAPTLAAVAELLGAARLNVSAWVGPSGVGSLRETLMTVVPEADEASYDGWYAERRQTWGKYFKDKERARRSLETELGPIRVEYGLRNAALLDRLIGLKRDQYARTGRHDIFACGWTVELLHALMAETRTDFGASMAALWAGDRLTAVEYSLHAGDRYHFWFPAYEPALARCSPGILLTMDTMQLACAGGFRVFDFGFGGEGYKKYFCNATQSVREAVVLKPGLGASLSDVAVGLLDSASGGHGERLRTSVRRRWAAIEACETTPANRFMGAVAAAGVAVRKATGRQATA; this is translated from the coding sequence ATGGCCGGAACGCTACAGATCGAGGTGGTCAGGACGGACCAGCTGACCGTCGCCGACGTGGCCCTGTGGCGTCAGATGACCGACGCCAATCCCGACCTGGCCAGCCCCTATTTCCGCTGGGAGTTCACCGAGATCGCCGCGCGGATCAGCCCCGATGCGGCGGTGGCGATCCTGACCCGCGACGGACGGACCGTCGGCTATTTCCCGCACCAGCGGCGCGGATCGGCGATCCAGCCCCTGGGCGCGCCGATGAACGACTATCACGGCGTGATCGCCATGCCGGGCGAGGCCCCGACCCTGGCGGCGGTGGCCGAACTGCTGGGCGCGGCGCGCCTGAACGTCTCGGCCTGGGTGGGGCCGTCGGGCGTCGGAAGTCTGCGCGAGACCCTGATGACCGTCGTGCCCGAGGCGGATGAGGCCTCCTACGACGGCTGGTACGCCGAGCGGCGCCAGACCTGGGGCAAGTATTTCAAGGACAAGGAGCGGGCCCGCCGCAGCCTGGAGACCGAGCTGGGTCCGATCCGGGTCGAGTATGGGCTGCGCAATGCCGCATTGCTGGATCGGCTGATCGGGTTGAAGCGGGACCAGTATGCGCGCACCGGGCGGCACGACATCTTCGCCTGCGGCTGGACGGTCGAGCTGCTGCACGCCCTGATGGCGGAGACGCGGACCGACTTCGGGGCCTCGATGGCGGCGCTGTGGGCGGGAGACCGGCTGACGGCCGTCGAATACTCGCTGCATGCGGGCGACCGGTATCATTTCTGGTTCCCGGCCTATGAGCCCGCCCTGGCGCGGTGTTCGCCGGGCATCCTGCTGACCATGGACACGATGCAGCTGGCCTGCGCGGGGGGCTTCCGGGTGTTCGACTTCGGGTTCGGGGGCGAGGGCTACAAGAAGTATTTCTGCAATGCGACGCAGAGCGTACGCGAGGCCGTGGTGCTGAAGCCCGGCCTGGGGGCCAGCCTGTCGGATGTCGCCGTGGGCCTGCTGGACAGCGCCTCGGGCGGGCATGGAGAGCGGCTGAGGACGAGCGTGCGGCGGCGCTGGGCCGCCATCGAGGCCTGCGAGACCACGCCCGCCAACCGCTTCATGGGCGCCGTGGCCGCAGCCGGGGTCGCGGTGCGCAAGGCGACCGGACGGCAGGCCACAGCCTGA
- a CDS encoding MATE family efflux transporter, with the protein MLSPSTRAATRELLTLAWPVVLARIGIMTMGLTDAIVVGRYSATELAHHSLAWAPTSVIVTTAVGLLLGVQVMTARLLGEGRRDEVGAVLRRGMVYATQIGVASMLALIVFGPWALTQLNLEDGLGEGARPALIVFALSMPAYLISVAAQFFLEALGKPKPGMIAMWVANGVNLALNLLLVPDLLGIGLFGAEASAWATFFARGSLAVFLLIYIARLPEARALGVFNRPPKDPPAEREQVRIGAGSGASYFIEVGAFALMTFIAGQLGTEETAAWAIVLNISAIVFMVPMGLSAATAVLVGRAYGAKDAPGVLRNGLVGIGTIAVLTLVVALVAWPTAPLLIAAYNRDPVLAAIAVPALVLASLFFVADGIQVVASQANRAAGDVWWPTIMHFFSYGAVMMPLGWLLAHRIGVDGLVWAVIIASLVSASLLTGRFARVAGRLGIRD; encoded by the coding sequence ATGCTCTCCCCCTCCACCCGGGCCGCCACGCGCGAGCTGCTGACGCTGGCCTGGCCGGTGGTGCTGGCGCGGATCGGCATCATGACCATGGGGCTGACCGATGCGATCGTGGTCGGCCGGTATTCGGCGACGGAGCTCGCCCACCACTCCCTCGCCTGGGCCCCCACATCGGTGATCGTCACGACGGCCGTGGGCCTGTTGCTGGGCGTCCAGGTCATGACGGCCCGGCTGCTCGGCGAGGGGCGGCGAGATGAGGTCGGGGCGGTGCTGCGGCGGGGCATGGTCTATGCGACCCAGATCGGCGTCGCCTCCATGCTGGCCCTGATCGTGTTCGGTCCCTGGGCGCTGACCCAGCTCAATCTGGAAGACGGGCTGGGGGAGGGGGCGCGACCGGCGCTGATCGTCTTCGCCCTGTCGATGCCCGCCTATCTGATCTCGGTGGCGGCGCAGTTCTTTCTGGAGGCCCTGGGCAAGCCCAAGCCCGGGATGATCGCCATGTGGGTGGCCAATGGCGTCAATCTGGCGCTGAACCTGCTGCTGGTGCCCGACCTGCTCGGGATCGGCCTGTTCGGGGCCGAGGCCTCGGCGTGGGCGACGTTCTTCGCGCGAGGGTCCCTGGCCGTGTTCCTCCTGATCTATATCGCGCGCCTGCCCGAGGCGCGGGCGCTGGGGGTGTTCAACAGGCCCCCGAAGGACCCGCCGGCCGAGCGCGAACAGGTCAGGATCGGGGCCGGGTCGGGCGCGTCCTATTTCATCGAGGTCGGGGCCTTTGCGTTGATGACCTTCATCGCCGGGCAACTGGGCACCGAAGAGACGGCGGCCTGGGCCATCGTGCTGAACATCTCGGCCATCGTCTTCATGGTGCCGATGGGGCTGTCGGCGGCCACGGCGGTCCTGGTCGGGCGGGCCTATGGGGCGAAGGACGCGCCGGGCGTGCTGCGGAACGGGCTTGTGGGGATCGGGACGATCGCCGTGCTGACCCTGGTCGTGGCGCTGGTGGCGTGGCCGACCGCGCCCCTGCTGATCGCCGCCTACAACCGCGATCCGGTGCTGGCAGCGATCGCCGTGCCGGCTCTGGTGCTGGCCAGCCTGTTCTTCGTCGCCGACGGTATCCAGGTGGTGGCGTCGCAGGCCAATCGCGCGGCGGGCGACGTCTGGTGGCCGACGATTATGCATTTCTTCTCGTACGGGGCCGTGATGATGCCGCTGGGCTGGTTGCTGGCGCACCGGATCGGGGTCGACGGCCTGGTCTGGGCGGTCATCATCGCCAGCCTGGTGTCGGCCAGCCTGCTGACCGGGCGGTTCGCGCGGGTGGCGGGGCGGCTGGGGATTAGAGATTAG